ATAGTCacttaaatgaaatttaataaaaacacTGTCAAAAGTTGAGAGGACCAAAATTGATActttttctctgatctttttgccatgtgtatatctgaactctttgtttttaaagaagaaacagcattgaagcattatttggggggaaaaacacacacacaaaatccagCAACTCAACATTCATGAGCAACTCATTACTATACCAGTATGTGCCTGTGCAGtggaaggaaaacaattttgGTAAGGCATTAAAACTTTAGCTTTAAACTTCCAACAGGTTGATATTTATAGTAAATGATGaatcaaaaatttttaatattatgttgACAGTGcctttttttagttttagaagTCACCATacctttgatatttttcatttcagtttaaaCTTTCCccgtttaaaagaaaaaactctgaATTTGCAGCCAGTAAAAATTAGATATATCCTAAGGTGTGTATTTCTTCTGActtatattaaaatatctattatgTTTGTGGGTTGACTTTATCCTTTTCTTCAAGGGGCCCAGTTCACTAATTGCTATACATATTATAGCAATAATCTTTTGTAGGTGTGTGTTGCATCCATTTAGATGCTTTGAGATGCTCatgtagtttttaaattatttatacatGGGGGATTATCATTTGGTAGATTTTTGTTAAACCTAAACATATAACATCTGTTACACgtatttctttaatcttttttctgccttttgcaTTATATAGGAAATATATCCTGGACAGTTCCAGCCATCTCTCTGTCACAAATTCATAGCTTTGTCAGATAAGGAAGGAAAACTACTTCGCAACTATACTCAGAACATAGATACACTGGAACAGGTTGCAGGAATCCAAAGGATAATTCAGTGTCACGGTTAGTAAACTTCAGAATTGCTTTCTGTTACTTAGTTTTATAGGAAAAATTAGGATTAGAAAGTGGGCTGCCATCCAGGAATGAAGATTAAGCCGTATTATTTAATCATGTTATCTGACCAATTGTAgataaattaaaagtagaatgcaaaacaatgaaactaGAAGTATTGGCCTTGACACTTATTTGTATAAAAAGTCAGATATTAATGTGCTTTTGAATTTCAAAAGATGTAGCAATTGCATTccattaaattcttttaaataactttttagatTACAAAAGTAATGTTAGCTATGTATGAAAAAACATGACATCTTTATTTTAGGAAACCAAAGAAATTGAGTAGTTGAGATGTACAGGTTTCACAAATTTAAAAGACTTTCAATCTAAAATAACAAGTTTGAACAGACCATTTTCTTATGTATctaaactgtttttaaaacacaattattAAGCTAGTATAATTGTAACTTTCCACCTCTGCAGAGTTTTACCCCTGGAGGAGttggtttattttattgaaaagagTTGCTTTAGGAGGCATCATTATATCAGTTTCTCAGCAATTGAGGATTGGATCCTCTCCTTATTTATtatctatataattattttaatgcttCATCACCCGGATGCTCCCATAGagtctcttaaaattttaaaattcactaacTTTTCTGATGTCAAACTTTATAGTATAACCTTTGTGAtgtttaagaaatgaaaacattcctTTAATAAAGCATACCTATGTTGGTTGTTTTAGGTTCCTTTGCAACAGCGTCTTGCCTGATTTGTAAATACAAAGTTGACTGTGAAGCTGTACGAGGAGATATTTTTAATCAGGTAATTTATCACTCATATTTTTGGATGTCTCtgatctgtttcttcttttgcctccaaatccttttttttctgaaagtatttATGTGATACAGAAAGATCCAGGAATAGTATTATCGTTGGGAATTCTGGTGAAGTTACACAAGAACCTCTCAATACTTTAAGTTGAAAACATTGCTGCATAATGTCTCTAAAATGATGAAATGGGCTCCTTAATAACTAAGcctaaaataaaaatccagatcATAAAGTGTTGCAGTATTAGTTTTTCTTCTTACTCTCCCTTTGTAGTGCCTTTCAGATTTGGAATCTTAAGATAGTTGTGGtaatactttaaaacatttaaaaaattattataaaagtatttCGTGTAAATTACTAGCaaaaaatataagggaaaatatGGCAGAGAATAAAAACCACCCAGAAATAAATTCTTTGTGTTTAGCTGCATGTATAGTTAATcgtatacagtcatgcactacatgatgtttcagtcaacgaacacagtatatgatggtggtcccatgtgggtaccatatagcctaggtgtgtagtaggctataccacctaagtttgtgtaagtacacgctGTGATGTTCACATgacgacgaaatcacctaactGCGTTTTTCAGAATGTATcgtgtcattaagcaatgcatgactgtaattatGAGAGAAGGACAGCATGTTAAAATGGAATCATTATCTTACAAACTTTGTTAAAGGACTAAGTCTcgtgtgtacatgtatgtaccTACATATACATGCtggttttttctttaatagacaGTGAACTCTTGAATATCAAATGTAAGTCTACAGATATAATAGCAACattgtatttctttgtatattaatAAACTAACCAGTTATTGACAGTTGATATTGACATTTAGGTTGTATCCAGTTTTCCCTTTTTATCCacagcttttctgttttcttggatAACTTTGAATACATTCTTAGGAAGTGTGAAAATGTTGACTATTTCTAACTTGggctttcccttctcttccctacCTCAACCAAAATCTGGAACACACAGGTGGTTCCTCGATGTCCCAGGTGCCCAGCTGATGAACCACTTGCTATCATGAAACCAGAGattgttttttttggtgaaaatttaCCAGAACAGTTTCATAGAGCCATGAAGTATGACAAAGATGAAGTTGATCTCCTCATCGTTATTGGGTCTTCCCTGAAAGTAAGACCAGTAGCACTAATTCCAAGTAAGTGGGTGAGGATCTTGAGTGAACATTTGTATATGTAGTGCCCTGAGTTGTGGGTCTGTAGAATAGACTCCAGTGCTCTTATTCTGTTTCTGGTTAAAAGTGGTGAAGAGCCAAACTTTGTTTTTTAGGTGACATTCTTATTAATGAAGATTGGTTAATCTGACATTTTGGTGGAGGGAGAGGGCTGTCAAAACAGAAGTAATGTCAAATTCTAATGTATATGAAAAATTAAGACAAAGGGCAACAGTTCAACTTAAATTTTTCAACagaatgtttttttaatgtggcagGAGTTACTTTACATACACCTAGGAGACAGCCCTTaatctatgtattttttatctttatttgatTATAGTTGTTGATCTTTCAAATTTAATTGATTTCAGGTTCAGTAAGTTCAAATGTATAGCTTGGTGGAAGTGTAATGTACTCATTAAGATAGAATTTTGGggttcaaaataattgtttttctaaGAATAACAGTCCTGCCTTGTCATAATTATTGTATGTGGATCTGCTTTACCCAGAGggtgtttgtgtgtataaaaATGCTCAAATACAATTTAAGTCCCTATTACTCTTCTTAGGAATATTTCTGTAATACATGCTCTCATACtaccttttttctccctctagtgaggaagcaagagagaggaagatagAGGGACTCATTCAGTAGCTTCAAGTGTGCCCTAAAAAGTGAGGGAAGGAGGACAGGAGAGAATATCAAACCCTTAACcagagaatgaaattagacccctaCAGCAGCAATCAAATAGGCAGCCAGAGTAAATAGTTGGAAGAAAAATGGAGTTAAAATCTCCAATTATGCATCTTTTCCTTATCCCATATATGGTGGCTTTAGCAGTTTAATCCTAAATAGCTGTGAAATTCTATTAAAGGAGAATATGGGACAATTTGTAATTAAACAAAACATGAAAACCTACTGTATAAGCTCctttatttttgagttatttttttctctttagaggTATGGcacagaaattttttctttttttttctttttgctgaggaagattcaccctgagctaacatctgtgccagtcttcctctattttatatgtgggtcactgccacagcgtggctgccaacaagtggcaTGAGTCTGtgcttgggaactgaacctgggccaccaaagttgagcacaccgaacttaaccactaagccacagggctggccccaaggcagAGAAATTCTTAAGAGCTTTTTGTGGGGTAGTATAATAGTGTGTTGGGGATAGGCagaggtaatttttaaaaaatgtaaacaagtaTATAATAGTGGAGAATAGACTTGTATGAATTTTCACTCTCTTTATCAGGAGCTATTTCAGTAGAATAACTCACTATGTGTCAAGAACTCTTCTCTGCATTTGACATATTTTGATTCATTTGATCTGCACTGCAACCTGGTGGACAAATACTGTTGTTATCCCCAATAGacagacaaggaaattgaggtACAGAATGGAAAAGTCTGAAAAGATTGCTCAGGAGTAACCAGGTGACAGGAGCAGAACCTGAAATTTTACAAAAGATGCTTAGCTGCTCATCTTTTTACTCCCTAGCTTGATGAAATGTAATGGCTTGGTTAAGTATTAGTGGTGGGTTTCTTTTTTGGTATGAGGAGCATATTAGACTTTTGCATAGTGTGTTTGTTGTGGTTTTATTAGCTTActtcccttccctttttcttttattttttgccctATTTTTAGGTTCCATACCCCATGAAGTGCCTCAGATATTAATTAATAGGGAACCTTTGCCTCATCTGCATTTTGATGTAGAGCTTCTTGGAGACTGTGATGTCATAATTAATGAATTGTGTCATAGGTTAGGTGGTGAATATGCCAAACTTTGCTGCAACCCTATAAAGCTTTCAGAAATTACTGAAAAACCTCCACGAACACAAAGAGAGTTGGCTCATTTGTCAGAATTGCCACCCACACCTCTTAATATTTCAGAAGACTCAAGTTCACCAGAAAGAACTTCACCACCAGATTCGTCCGTGATTGTCACACTTTTAGACCAAGCAACAAAGAGTAATGTTGATGATCCAGATGTGTCCAAATCAAAAGATTGTATGGAAGAAAAATCACAGGAAGTACAGACATCTACTAGGAGCTTTCAAAGTGTTACTGAACGGTTGGGAAGTCCGTATTTGAAGAATGTTGGCTCTGAtactggggagaaaaatgaaagaacttcAGTTGCTGAAGCAGTAAGAAAGTGCTGGCCAGCTAGACTCGCAAAGGAGCAGATTAGTAAACGGCTTGATGGTAAGAAAGGCTGTTGAGCCATTTTAAAGGCATAATTATTGTAACAAGATATTTCCAAGAAATGAGCAATTTTGGCAGGTTAGTTGACAGGGTAGCTTTATGCAGCTGAATGTAACAGTTGATTGTGTTTAGAGAAACTATAACGTTGAGAATTTAAGCTAGAGAACGATAAACACTGGTATCTTACATAGTATGGGGGAGAAATAGTGTTTAATTTATAAAGTGTGCCCTATACCTTGTGTTTTTCTAGAGAATAAGCactaaattgaaaagaaaacagaaatattgaGAGCTATGCTGTTGTCTGGTGAGAGCTTTAGCGGGTAGAAATGATGCCTGAGAATTGGGTGCTTACTGTGGGTCAGCTGTTTTATACACATTATCTGATTTTAATCTCATGAGTTAGGAACTATTACTACTACTCTgctacaggtgagaaaactgagtacAGTAGAGGTTAAGTATCCCATGCAAAGTAACACCTGGGACACGGAAGAGCCAGATTGGATTCCTGTCTATCCTCAGAGCGTATCCTCTTAACCATTGTGCTGTGTTATCTCAGATCTAGAAAATCTCCGATTCCTCTCCACTGAATATTAGGAATAGCATCTACCCTGTTTTGACATATGGGAAGTCTTTACCAATTAGTATTAAATTAACATAGATGAAATCACTTTTTTGGAAATCAGTGTTTAAGTCCAAGCAGCATTTTtggcaaaaaattttaatttaatcaaaataaaaaacatgcgCTCTTTAACTAAGAAGCAACAGTCTTGTATGACTTAAACATTAAGTCCCACTCCATTTACCATCCAGGGTGAAAACTGACAAATTTAGACAAGTTCTAAGCATGTGCTGTAAATGAATTTTAGTTCAGTCGAATAAGCCTTTGGGCCTTTTCCATAGTAAGCATTGTAGCAAGTTCTGGAGAGACAACAAACTACTGATGTTTTgtgtataattataaaaataggtGATTAAAAAATAGGTGATGTTAAAAAAAGGTAGAGGCTACTTGGAGGGGTTTAGGTATAGAAGGCTTTCCAGAAAATCTAACTCCTGACTTTGGTTTTGAACAATAAGTAGAGAGTTAAAAGTAGGGGAAGTCTTCCCAGGGGAAACTAGAAAAGGCATTAGAATGCTTATGTTTGCAAATGTGGCAAGTCAGAAGTAGAAAAATTGTTACTGATTTAGTCAGGtaatatggttttttttttggctgagtaggATTTGACcaagctaacattcatgccaaccCTCCTCTATCTCTTTCtaagtatgtgggctgccagcagaAGCGcagctgctaacagagcagtgtaggtctgctcctgggaaccgaacccaggctaccaaagcagagtgtgctgaactttaaccactaggccaccggggctggcccctacaagtTTCTACCATATACAAGGTCTCTGTATGCACTGGAAGACTTTTTGCACTGGGGATTTTCTTTGAATATCTTTTTGACAGATGGGTCACACACAAAGAACTCTTTGCCCCAGGAAACGAAAATTAAACATGGAGCAGTCTCTTTGGTATTATACTTTGGTTTTACTCTACTCATTTAGGCCTTAAAGGTGCAGGCTTTGGAATTAGACCTGAGCTGTCTCAGATCTACCTTGGGTAGTCATTTAATCTCTGTTTCTTAatccaatctgtaaaatgggaagaaaatagcACATACTTGATAGCATtgtgagaatttaaaaagaaaactgacgTAGGGTATAAAATTGTAGCTGTTAAAACCAAATGACCACTAGGctttactcattttattttgccACTATTTCTGTTGTGAGGTCAAGGCAAAAGGAAGTGGGAGCATATATGAGGTAAGCTTTGAATCTGTCTTGATGGTTGCCAAGAAAGGGGCAAAACTAGACATGTGTAGGGTATTTGGGCTGAGAAATAGATTATTCAGTTCTTCGGGGGGGCCAGAGCAGAACAAAGCATTTTTTAGAAGATGGGCCAAAACTAtagaaagaaaagtggaagacAACCTGTGTTGGGACTCCTTAAAAGACTAAGCGGGTGTGATTCAAAGGAGATGGCCCTATTTTCTGTTAGCAGGTAGAATACAAGTACTTGACACCCTCCTCTGATCATGAAAATTAATAGTTGTGGCTTAGAAAACTGAAGAATATTATGTATtctcttgaaaaagaaggaagtaagTGGTTTTCACACTGCAATTTGTGATCTGTGAGTGGATTAATCagttttgtgggttcagatcagAATTGTCACATATATTAGGTTGTTTCAGACCAGAAAACTGGGTCTTGATGGGGATAATAAAGTTTGAAAGCTATTTTGAAGAGAAACTTAGGTCGGCTTGGTAGATGGCATGTACTCCAGATCAAGTGTGTAGTAGTTGGGCTTTTGTGAATCTGTCATTACATGTGAAAACAGACTTAAGTTAGAAGTTACTTGTTCTTGTGAATTTCAGTGTAGAAAACATTTCATCATTAATGTTTAGGGTTCCCACCCATTCTCTTAAAAGTCTCAGCTTGGTCAAATTTAATTTAGCTTCTTTTGTTTACATTGTGATTTTTAAGAACTTTAGTAGTATTCCTGGACTCAAACtgatagattttctttcttctcgttttttgtttttggtgaggaagattgtccctgagctaacatctgtgccaagcttcctctatttcatatgtgggatgctgcctcagcatggcttgatgagttgtgcgtaggtccatgcccaggatgcatacccatgaaccccgggctgccgaagcagtgtgtgtgaacttaaccactacaccatggggccagcccttcaaACCGATGCTTTTAAGAGTGGAACATCTTAGAGAAGGTGCTCTTGACCTGGGGGCCATAGCttaggggagagagggagggaactCTCCTTACTATCACAAGTCAAATCTTATACTGTGAATGCAAGTTAGGGAGAGGGTTGAAGTTCAAGTCCAATGCTAGATCAGTGCTTCTCACACTTCAGTGTGTATAAGACTCTTGTAAAaatagattctgattcagtagatgggtggtggggcccaagaatataaatttataaCAAACACTCAGGTGATGCTAGTGTGTACAGACTACACTTTGAATAGGTGGTGAAGCCGTTATTGacaaactattttaattttaggtTATAATAGGCAGGCAAAGtgaagtgaaaatatttaatgaggATGCTTTTGAAAGCATAGTATGTGCTTTAGATAAGCCAATTCATGTTCATTGAATATACCTTATCTAATGCAGGCTGAGCTGTGGATACTTCATCTCATCAAATCTGTTCAAAGGAGTTCGTTAAGTAACCTTTATTCAACATGattctttgcattttttcacACTAACTTCATAGGGTTGTGAAAATTACTTCATTTTCTAGGTGAGAAAAATTGAGGCAAAGAGAGATAACCACCCTAATTTACAAAACTGGTGAGTGGCAGAACTAAGATTTGCACCCAGCACTTAGTTGAtagcttgttttttaaaaacactagaAATAGCCTCTAGTAATGATACTTAggcaagaggcagagctggaaccTACAGTTACTCCAGACTGCCCAGTGAGACCAAGTTAGtcttaaaaaactagaaataacttaCTTCTCATTTCTTACTGTATTTCAGGTAATCAGTATCTGTTTTTACCACCAAATCGTTACATTTTCCATGGCGCTGAGGTATATTCAGACTCTGAAGAAGATGTCTTATCCTCTAGCTCTTGTGGCAGTAATAGTGATAGTGGAACATGCCAGAGTCCAAGTTTAGAAGAACCCATGGAGGATGAAAGTGAGATTGAAGAATTCTACAATGGTTTGGAAGATGATGCTGATGTTAATGAGAGAGCTGGAGGAACTGGATTTAGAGCTGATGGAAGTGATCAAGAGGCAGTTAATGAAACTATATCCACGAAACAGGAAGCAACGGACATTAACTATTCATCAAACAAATCATAATGTAATAATTGTCCAGGTACAGGAATTGTTCCACCAGCATTAGGAACTTTTAGCATGTCAAAATGAATGTTTACTTGTGAACTCAATAGAGCAAGGAAACCAGAAAGGTGTAATATTTATAGGCTGGTAAACTAGATTGTTTTTTTCATGCGTAATTTTTAACTTCCTTATTTCTGTACTTGTACACTCAAcactaactttttttaaaagaaaggtacTAAGTATCTTTAATCAGCTGTTGGTCAAgactttcttttaaaagttcatttgtATGATACATCCAtctgtatatataattttgtttttgccTAGTGAAGtttcaacattttaaagttttcaaaaaagCCATTGGAATGTTAAATTAATGTAAAGGGAACAGCTTATCTAGACCAAAGAATGGTATTTTCACACTTTTCTTTGTAACCCTCAAATCTCTGTTCTGCTAAACTTTTGATTCTTTATTAGCACAATTACCTATTTTTAAACACTGGCATTTTCAAAAACTTGTGGcagctaactttttaaaaatctcatgacATGCAATGTGAGTAGAGGGAAGTCAACACTATGTGGGAGAG
This is a stretch of genomic DNA from Equus caballus isolate H_3958 breed thoroughbred chromosome 1, TB-T2T, whole genome shotgun sequence. It encodes these proteins:
- the SIRT1 gene encoding NAD-dependent protein deacetylase sirtuin-1 isoform X1, with protein sequence MADEAALALQSGGSPSAVAAEREAASPPAGEPLRKRPRRDGSGLGQSPGEPGGAAPEHEVPAAAGVGPAAAAAAAAGGEREAQAAATGGDNGPGLQALSREPPPADDFYDDDDDDDDEGEEEEEAAAAAIGYRDDLLFGDEIITNGFHSCESDEDDRASHASSSDWTPRPRIGPYTFVQQHLMIGTDPRTILKDLLPETIPPPELDDMTLWQIVINILSEPPKRKKRKDINTIEDAVKLLQECKKIIVLTGAGVSVSCGIPDFRSRDGIYARLAVDFPDLPDPQAMFDIEYFRKDPRPFFKFAKEIYPGQFQPSLCHKFIALSDKEGKLLRNYTQNIDTLEQVAGIQRIIQCHGSFATASCLICKYKVDCEAVRGDIFNQVVPRCPRCPADEPLAIMKPEIVFFGENLPEQFHRAMKYDKDEVDLLIVIGSSLKVRPVALIPSSIPHEVPQILINREPLPHLHFDVELLGDCDVIINELCHRLGGEYAKLCCNPIKLSEITEKPPRTQRELAHLSELPPTPLNISEDSSSPERTSPPDSSVIVTLLDQATKSNVDDPDVSKSKDCMEEKSQEVQTSTRSFQSVTERLGSPYLKNVGSDTGEKNERTSVAEAVRKCWPARLAKEQISKRLDGNQYLFLPPNRYIFHGAEVYSDSEEDVLSSSSCGSNSDSGTCQSPSLEEPMEDESEIEEFYNGLEDDADVNERAGGTGFRADGSDQEAVNETISTKQEATDINYSSNKS
- the SIRT1 gene encoding NAD-dependent protein deacetylase sirtuin-1 isoform X2 yields the protein MCLCSGRKTILEIYPGQFQPSLCHKFIALSDKEGKLLRNYTQNIDTLEQVAGIQRIIQCHGSFATASCLICKYKVDCEAVRGDIFNQVVPRCPRCPADEPLAIMKPEIVFFGENLPEQFHRAMKYDKDEVDLLIVIGSSLKVRPVALIPSSIPHEVPQILINREPLPHLHFDVELLGDCDVIINELCHRLGGEYAKLCCNPIKLSEITEKPPRTQRELAHLSELPPTPLNISEDSSSPERTSPPDSSVIVTLLDQATKSNVDDPDVSKSKDCMEEKSQEVQTSTRSFQSVTERLGSPYLKNVGSDTGEKNERTSVAEAVRKCWPARLAKEQISKRLDGNQYLFLPPNRYIFHGAEVYSDSEEDVLSSSSCGSNSDSGTCQSPSLEEPMEDESEIEEFYNGLEDDADVNERAGGTGFRADGSDQEAVNETISTKQEATDINYSSNKS